DNA from Planctomycetota bacterium:
GCGCAACGGCGCTGAGCGTATTGGTATCGACATCGCAGATCGCCGCCATGCTCACCGACGGATGCGACGCGATCGACGTGCGATCCGCCTTGCCCATGCCCGAGAGCCCGATCGACGCATGACGGATCTTGGAATTCGGCGACAGAGCCCGAACAAGCCGGGGCGTGAGCAACGGCGCGCTGAGCCCCATGACGGCCACAGACTGAATAAACGTCCGCCGACGAATGCGTGTAGACATGAATGGTCTCCATCAAAAGTGCACTTGGCGGATGTCTCGCATCCTAGGCACGCGACGCAAGTCAGTACAATAAATATGAAATTCATTCCTCGACTTTTTTTGACATACCCTAACAAAATCCATAAAATGCCCGATGCCTTCCGAGGTTCCCCTTCATCTCGCCACGCTCGAGGTTCCCCCGTCGCACCTCAACGCCGCCGGCCGCGTCGATCGCTCCGCCTGTCTGAGCATCGACGTCCGCCGTCTCTGGCGGCGTGTCCCCGAGGACGAATGGCGCCGCGCCAGAAGCGCCGCCCGCCCCGGCTCCCGCCGCCCCGATGCCGCCACCTACCGCGAAGCCCGAGCGCATCTGACCCTGACCCGCGACACGCTCGACGCCCTCCTCGCCCGCGCCCGACCCTTCGAGCTCCTCGGCGACTTCCGCACCGAAAAAGCCAACGCCATGAAAAACGCGTGCGGAGTTGGGAGTGCGGAGTGTGGAGTGAACAAAAAGTGCCCCTCCCCCACTCCCAACTCCACACTCCCAACTCCGCACTCCACGCTTCCCACTCCACACTCCAAACCCCGCCGCCTCCCGCGCACGTTCAACCCCAACCTCGGCGCCGCCGCGACGAAAGTCCTCCCGCTCCCCGCCGGTTGGACCCAGCGCCTGCGCCTCGAACGCTGGCGACTGCACGACAAACTCGCCTCCCACTTTTTCTTCTGCCCCCAATGCGACGCCCGCCGCGTCAAACTCTTTCTTCCGCTTTGCACCCCCGACGAATCCCGCGACACCCAACTCGCCTTCAAACACCTGACCCGAACTCACCGCAGCAACAAACCCCTGACCGAACACCAGACCCGCCTCATCGAGCGCTACCACCTGTTCTTCCCCCCGCGCTCCCTCCTCTGCGCCGCCTGCCTCAACCTCCGCTACGGCTACATCCACCCCCGCCCCCGGAACCCCCGGAAGAATGACCCCGAAACATTCACGACGCCTTCCCCCACCGCCGACCCCATCACCGCCCTGCTGTCCCTCACCCCCGAAGCCCGCCGCGCCGCGCTGCAAGATCACCTCGCCACCTTAAGCCGCCGCCGCCGCTGCCACCGCCACATCAAGCGCCTCCGCCAAAGCCACGCCCTCCTCGCCCAACTCGCCCAACTCGAAGCCACGAAGCACGATGACCTGGCCTTCCTCGCCCTCGCCGGCAAACTGCTGCGTTAAGCGCCCCCAACCTCGAACCCGACCCCTTCGGGGTCGGGTCTTCACGGTCGCGGCTTTGGTCAGGCACCTCAAAGTCGACTAATCTGTTAAACTCTGTGCGGATGGAAAATCTGTTTTCCGAGGTGTCTTTATGGCTGATCTGTGCGTTGTTGTCCGATGCGGGCAGTCCGTGTCCAAGGCGGGTCACACATTCTGCTACAAGCATTGGAAGGCCGAGCGCGACGGCGGCGTCATGCAATGCCCCAAGTGTCGCGGCTGGTACGAATCATTCGATGGCGACTCGGCATGTCCGACCTGCGATGCGTCCTCCGGCAAGCCGGCCGCAGCAGGCACGTCGCGCGACATGCTTTCGTCCACCAAGCTGGGCGAGCGCGTCGGGCTCAGCGCGGCGCGGATGAATCTGATTCTGGCGGAATTGGGCTGGCTCGAAAAATACGTCAAGGGCTGGACGCCGACGGAGCAGGGCACGCGCATGGGCGCCGAGGTGCGCGAAGCGCGACAGACGGGGATTCCGTACACGGTCTGGCCCGCGTCGATACTCGACAAACAAGCGATGAAGCGGTCGGTTGCGGAGGCGCTGGGTCACGACGCGCCGAGCGAGGCGGCCCGACCCGAGGCGGCGCCCGTGACGACCGCGCCCGCCGCGACGCCGAGCGAAACCGCCGGCGCATCGCAGGACTTCCGCACCAAGTTCCCCGCCACGTTCCGCACCAGCGACGGTCACATGGTGCGGAGCCGGGCCGAGGTGATGATCGACAACTGGCTCTACGCGCAGGGCATCGTGCATGCGTACGAGCGCCGCCTGCCGATCGAAGAAGACGTCTACTGCGATTTTTATCTGCCGAACAAGCATGTGTACATCGAATATTGGGGGATGGAAAAAGACCCGCGCTATGCGGAGCGCATGGCGGCGAAGAAGCAGATTTACGCCAAACACAGCATGAGTCTCATTGAACTGGGCGATCAGGACATCACGCAGCTTGACGACTGTCTGCCGCGTCTGCTGCTTAAATTCGGGATCGATTGCGTTTGAGAGAGTGTGTGAGAGAACCCGCTTTCACGAGCCGCGACCGTCAGGAGGCGGTCAAAGCGCCGCCCGGGGTCCATGATTCGACCGCTCCCTGACGGTCGCGGCTCGTTAGAACCCTTTTCTCACACGCTTTCCGAGTCGACCGGCGGGGTATTCACAAAGCATCACCACGCGATGGCGCACGTTTACGGTCAGAGCGAAGCATGGACACGAGCGCAGCGGGTGCTGCGGGCCGTCGGCTTCAACGCGCGCTCGCCGGAGGAGATTCGCAAGCTGGTGGCGAGCGGACCGCAGTGGATCGAGGCGATCGTCGGTCGGGCAGCGCGGCGTTTGGCGGATGAAGAGCAACAACTGATTGCGACCCGTGATGAGCAGGCGAGAACGGCGCGGACGCGGCTCGGCACGATGGAGCAGGCGGCTCGAATTGAGATTGCGGAGCTGGATGCGCGCCTCGAGGCCATCCGCGCGGATTCGGAGTGGTGGATCGTACCGTGGCATGTCTGGCGCTTTGTCGCGGCGAAGCTGCGGCGGCGGCGCTTGATCCGGGAGGTGCGCGCGAGTCTGGGCGAGGCGGTGCGGGAGCTGGCGATGAACGAGTCGGCGCTTGTGGAGCATCGCGCGTCGCAAGGCGGCGTCATGGCCGCGGCTCTGGGGAAAGCGAAGATGCAGTTGCAGACGGCCGAGTCGATCCAGCGCGACGGGCAGCTCGCGGGGGCGCTGGCGGAACTGGAAGTGGTCGATGCGCTGTCGCGGCTCGGCGACGGGTGGCACGTGTTTCATGATGTGAAGCTGACGGCGACGCATTACCTGCGGGACCGACATGGCAAAGGGCTTCACTCCGCGCAGCTTGATCACCTGGTCGTCGGGCCGGGCGGAGTGTTCGTCATTGAAACGAAATTCTGGAGCGTCGCGTCGGCGAACAATTCGACGCTGCACAATCCGTTCGAGCAGATTGACCGCGCGCAACGATTGTGCTGGGTGCTGCTCAAAGAGGCGGGATGCAAGACGCAGGTGCGGACGGTGATCGCCAATGCGGGACATCTTCCGGCGCGGCCACGGTGGGCGAAGACGGTGGTGATCGTGCCGAATCTATTGGCGGGGATGCTGCGGAATTTCGACCGG
Protein-coding regions in this window:
- a CDS encoding glycerol kinase — protein: MADLCVVVRCGQSVSKAGHTFCYKHWKAERDGGVMQCPKCRGWYESFDGDSACPTCDASSGKPAAAGTSRDMLSSTKLGERVGLSAARMNLILAELGWLEKYVKGWTPTEQGTRMGAEVREARQTGIPYTVWPASILDKQAMKRSVAEALGHDAPSEAARPEAAPVTTAPAATPSETAGASQDFRTKFPATFRTSDGHMVRSRAEVMIDNWLYAQGIVHAYERRLPIEEDVYCDFYLPNKHVYIEYWGMEKDPRYAERMAAKKQIYAKHSMSLIELGDQDITQLDDCLPRLLLKFGIDCV